In Deltaproteobacteria bacterium, the genomic stretch TCAAAATCATCATAAGGACTGGCTGACCAGGAAGGGGATCACGGTGGTGGACAACCAGAAAGGTGTGGCAAGGGAGATTGTCCAGCGACTCTTGAAAGATTGGGGAAAGAGGATCCCGGCTAGTAAAGACCTTGCCATGGAATTTGGGTCAAAAACGCCAGTGAAGACAAAAAACAGGCCAATATGACATCGTGAGTCTTATCCGGGGACTGTAAACGAAAAATGAGGGAGGCGGATAGAAATGGAACAGCTGGATACATTTAACCATATGCTGGCTTCTATGGCATCCCAGGCGGGCGTATTGCTTTCACGGAGCCGAAAGGCAAGAGATTTTTTTATGAGAAGGGCTGAACGTGCGGCCTATGAGTACATTATTTCGGATCAAGATCGTCAAGATACTTCAGCATGGCGAGCTGTGTGTCTGTGAGATTCAGAAGGCTCTGGGGATTTCCCAGCCCACGGCTTCCAAGCATCTTAAAATTCTGGAGGAGGCAGACCTTTTGAATTCCAGAAAAAAGGGCCTGTGGGTCTACTATCGGCTGGATCATGGGAGCGGCAGCCCCTATGCAGCCGCGATGTTGGGCAACCTCAAACACTGG encodes the following:
- a CDS encoding helix-turn-helix transcriptional regulator translates to MSTLFRIKIVKILQHGELCVCEIQKALGISQPTASKHLKILEEADLLNSRKKGLWVYYRLDHGSGSPYAAAMLGNLKHWLDETPEITEVVKRLHDLRRANPCRT